The Osmerus eperlanus chromosome 9, fOsmEpe2.1, whole genome shotgun sequence genomic sequence AGACAACATTCTTTAGTCATTGAGAGATGACCCATCGGGAACCATCAAACTCTATACCTGAAGCTTCTCGATTTCTGTCTTGGCGGCTTGCTTGGCTTTCCCAATGGCGCATCCCCAGTAACCCTAGATAAAACAGATGAAGGCATGTTTAATTATGTGAAGAAACCTATGAAGAAAACAAAAGTCACTTAATTTCCATATGCTCAACTACACAACATAAAAATAACCTTTATTTTATGTTATTAGTTATAATAGTAATGCACTCATGTAGCAGATACTTTTATACAGCTGGGAAttaaacctgcaacctcttgatctgcagtcaaacactGAGCACAGCTGGTAAGAGACAATTATCCTCCTTTAGGCAATGCATCAACCTACCTGTATATAATCTATATCTACCTACCAGTACAAATCTGTTGCAACAACTGATTAGGATTAATGGATGGTTAGTAACTGGTTACATAATTACTTCTACAAATACCATTGATATAAAGTGTTACTACTAATGATTTAGTAATGACTTGAGCTACAGTTAGTTGAACTCACATATGAGATCCCAGAGGGATCGACCATGTACAGCTGAGGGCCGTCATCTTGATCGTATGAGCCCAGGATGAAGCTAAGGAGAAAAGTATGTTAATCCTGGAAAAGGTTCTGTAATTCCAGCAGGAATTTCTTATTTAAACTGTAGTGTTGGTATGCACCGTTTGTGAACACTAGGACTAGAGGGATTTATACAGCGCCACATAAGGACCTGTAACAAAGAGAGATTTGAGTACACGCAGGGATAGATCTACTGCACTTGTTACCTGCATCCGAAGGGTCTGACAGCACTGTATAACGTGTAGGCATGGACGTACATGGCCACTCTGTCTGACAAGTGCTGTGAAGACAGAGTACATGGAGTTGGTCCCCATTCAAGGAGCAATTCTGTCATTTAACATTTCTGATTTGTTGTTATATTACAAAATTGAAGAAAACAGATCTAATTTGCTCACGTTCTGACAAATCTAGAAATCTGAACTGAACTGTAAGTCAACCAAAAAGTAAATCTATTTAATTTGGTCACATCCGAGCTGCCGACTGTTCCTTCTTTGGAATTTGCTGTTGATAATAAAGAGATTCAGGGCAGGGGTATAGTTTACCTTTAGGGGGATATCGTGTCCATAATTGGATCTAAAGTTGGAGGCCTCTTCTCTGGCCACCTCTGAAAGGGATCTGGCATCAGCTAGTAGACCTGCCACAGCCTGAGAACAGAAGACAGTTCCATGAAAATTGTATAATTTCAGTCTGTGATTATGCATTAACATCCTATCTATTATATTGAAATTACTTGACTAGAAAGTGACATACAGAACATACTGTCTATAAGTCTGTCTGCAtggacattgatgaaaactGTGCATGCCATAAAGACATTATGATCGTCATACCATCCCAACATGTCTGTCAATGTTAAAGATGCGTTTGTTGGAGCCTTGCTCATACAGTTTGGAGAGAACCAACTTCTCCACACCAAAAACAACACCATCCTTGCATCTGATACCAATCGccgtactgtaaaaaaaaaaaatcaaaacaagATCTGAATCATTCATTTTTTCCCTGTTAAAGCCCTCACTCTTCTCACAACCCATGGTTCACTTCCAATATATAGGCAaggaggaaagatgcagaacacTCCACCCATGACTTTTGCCCTCTATCCAGCCGTGTTCTAAAACTACACTGAACCTCAGCCTTATATACAATTATCAGTGATACATGGACATGGTAGCTACATAATGGGATATCTCACCTGCTGTTCTCGACTGCCTTCATGGCATATTCCACCTGGAACACTCTCCCATCAGGGGAGAAGGTGGAGGCCGACAAGTCATACTGGAGTGGAAGAATAATACGTCAGTAACAGGCGCAGTGATAACATAACTTAGCCTTGTCCTGGACTGTCAGATTTCACTATTACAGTTAGCGTTACCGCTCAACTACTAGCTTGCAAGATAGCTACCTAATAATGTTGGCAACCAAACTAGTACAGTACAGGGTGGTTCCGTGGAGAGAAAACTTGGGAATACAAGCAAGCTAGTGTAGAAAGAGTATGCCAGGCAAACAAGggaactaacgttagctaccaAGTTAGCATGTGTTAGCTAGAAAACTGACTTTCGATTTCACTTGGATAGCAACTGCTAGCAAATGATGGCCTCTGCAAATGACTCAGCAGCGGGCTAAAGTTGCTAGCTCGCTAACGCATGCAACCCTGAGCACTGGCTGTGGACCGGAAAGCCGACTTTAACTACgactaatgttttttttatcgTTCGCCTACCAAACGCATCTACACTCATATTAAACTTACCCCAGTTCCAATAGAACTCATTATAGTTCTTTCTTCAAAACCCCTTCGTTAAACAGCTCTGTGTCCAGTTCTTTCAGAAGCGCATCCCAGTCATTCACCAACAACGAAAATAGCTTTGTTGTCAGCGCCAAGCGTGACCACAGCCTATACCGCCTCTACTGGATGGCGTTGGTAATGCATTAATCAATCGGTAAACAGGCGATTTAACTAGCAATTCAGTGTTACTTAACATTTCCAAAGGCGGGTGCTACAATAAAGCTGCGCTATTTTTATGAGAAAGTGTAATATCACAAGTAGTCCCTGTTTTTGGTGGAAATAGTAAttatgtctgtgtgcttgtaagAGTCGTATCGATGGTCTTCTACTGCTCTCTGGTGGATAAAGAAAGTTGAGCAACAGCATTCCATTCACTTCCTCTAATTCTTGCAAAAAATCAATTGAAGTTGTGGCTAAGCTAACATTATTAGTGAAAGAACTCCACAACTCTTGCGCTTAACCAGTATGAAACAATCATAACTATGCCTGCCTTCTAATACATTCTGGTGAGTGTTTTCAAATGTAACTTTCTTATGAATTAGTTTAGTTGAAAAAGGCATGTATTTTTTCATATCACGCTGACCTTTCTAAAGCTAGGTAGCTAACAATAGCGATAATGAGCAACTACTGTACATCATTAGTTGGCCTCTACCGCAGTGTCATGACAAGTCTATGCTCCTTCGCGCACGTGGCCGTTATGTTGTGTTCAGCTAAATtcacatttcaaaacttttttttcgcAACATTtattcgaaaatattttttcaacctttcaaaaacgtttttttttttcaaacgtgAAGTGAAAGGACaggataggagagaggaagagaggagaacaagAAGCCTAGAGCAGAATACTGTGGAGTTCTCAAACGGCCCCTAATATGCTCAAGTTCATAACAGTTGTGTCAAGAATGTTTGGAATGCCAGAAAGTAACAAGGTATCAAACAAAGTATCAAGTGAGGGTTGCTGCATTTGGCTGTTTGTCTACATGTGACACACACCTAACACTAGCCTTGTGACACAGAATTTTACATGGTAGTGCAGAGCTGGACCGAATAGCCCTCCCTTCTTTTATCAATAGCATGACATAGCATGGATCTGGATTCAACATCAATAAATTATACAGGCTTGGTTCTCTGACATTGGTTGTTTGTGGCAGGTTAGATGGAAGATGACCAATTGAAGCTCTCCTGAGCTGGAAGCTTTGGTCagactggagtgtgtgttgtcatggaGCTGGATCTGGTTGCCAGTGAGTGCCCTGAACAAAAGCTATTCAGTATCAGTCACAAGGCCATGGTGGAATTACAGCCTGTTGATGGCAACAAAAATTAGAGCGGGTGATGTTAAAAGTGCACTCCAGAGGGCTAAGCATAAGATATCTTGTCTGGAGAGGGAACTCTCAGTAAAGTAAGTCTTTTTGATCTTAAGTAAAGATTATACAGCATGAGGTATTGTATGCTTTTATGTTGATTTCTTGCATATCTCTGTTTTAGACATCTCAAATGCACTGTAGGCTAAATTCTTTCTCCAGCTGTCTTGAAACAATTTTGAAGTTGTATGTTGATGTTAGATATGAGAAATGTATCACAGTAAATCTGTATTCTATTTTAGAACGTGAACACTGATGACTAGCAAAGGATAAAAGAGTCAATCTTGTAGTAATTTCAAATGGATTATGGCACTTATTATGAAAGCTCAAAATAGCCAAATTCAGCTCTTTAGGGACATGATAGCGCAGCGATTCCCAACCTGTGGGCCGGGGCCCACTAGTGTAATACAGATGGACCGCCAATCCAATGAAAACAAAAGTATAAAAAATGAATATATATCTAAATATGTACTGTTGGTAAATTATTGTTAAAATTCTCACAAATTTTAAAATATCATTTAGCCTTTCATTCATCATGACTGAAACGCCAGTAGTTACGCTTGACATGTTGATTGAAGACCAACTGACACTCCGCCTTAACTTGCATATGCCCACCTCAATACAAGATACACGCATCACTTCCGGATATTGCGTAAGCCAAGTCAACAACTTCCGGCAGTGAGCAGTTTTATAGCGGATGTATGTCTTTAGCATAAAATGCAGTTTTATATCAGAGTTCGGGTAGCCTTCCCAAAATGACAATCAACGATGTACATAGGAatgttgctgcccttcaagcaaGAGGGGAAAATTATTTCAAAATGTATGTTTCAAGCTACATCAACAATTACGGAGGTACGGTTTATCTAACTCACagtaaaagtagctagctaggctagctctagctatcttggaTTTGAGCAGTAaagttagctaggctagctagctaacaattaTTTTCTACATTATAATGTTCTCAATTATCTGTCAGCTTGCTTGCTAGTCGTTAATGTTAACACACATAAGTAATTGGTTTGTCATATTTGTTCCCTATGGATGGATAATAATGGATGGATAATAATGTAACATGTCTTTCTCAGTTTCTAACAAAACGGGAGAGACATCTTTGAGGGCGACCTGTTATCGGTCGTTGGAAAAAAAGCGAGAAGCCACGCAATCCTGAGTGTAGGGTTAATAAGAGAGCAATAACTTCAGGGTTAACAACCTGTTCTGGTTATTAAAACTTCACCGGAAGTTCTAGACCTGGCCGTGGTAGGGTAGTTACACAGGTTACCTCTCTTTACAATGTGTGCTTACTGTGGCGCTGATGGACACTTTGTCTTCTTTGATCGCTCAAATACATTTAGCCGTGAAAGCGAACTGTTTGGCTCCTGTGGTGTTGTTAAACATGTGTGATAAGCGCAAATAAAGTGAA encodes the following:
- the psma3 gene encoding proteasome subunit alpha type-3; protein product: MSSIGTGYDLSASTFSPDGRVFQVEYAMKAVENSSTAIGIRCKDGVVFGVEKLVLSKLYEQGSNKRIFNIDRHVGMAVAGLLADARSLSEVAREEASNFRSNYGHDIPLKHLSDRVAMYVHAYTLYSAVRPFGCSFILGSYDQDDGPQLYMVDPSGISYGYWGCAIGKAKQAAKTEIEKLQMKDMTCRELVKEVAKIIYIVHDEVKDKAFELELSWVGEVTNGRHELVPKDIREEAEKYAKDSLEEDDDSDEDNM